The window TAACAATAAGATAACTAGTTCATTAGTAAATTTATTTGATAATGAATATTGTATCTGTGTTGCTGAGAATGATTTTGATGGTATTCTAGATGTTACAGGCGACAAATGTCCTGATAAAATAATTGTGGATTGTAAAGACTATGCAGAAGTCAAAGATGTGTTGTTAAAATTAAAAGAAAGTTTTGATGAATCAAATATTATAGTTATGTCTTCTTTTTTAAGCACAGAAGATAAGTCTGAAATTGAGTCTAATTTAAATTTAGACTTAATAATAAAGCCATGTAACCGTAATCAGCTCTTAAGTTTATTAAAAAAAAGTAAAAAAAATATACAAAAAAAAATAGATAAGCGAATTATTCATGTAATTGTCAATTCTTATAGCTCAAAGAATGTTGTTTTATACAGGTGTTATAATAGAATAATATCTTTAGCTGGTAAGTTACGTCCTTTTTACTCTATAGATTTTGAGTATATATATGATTTAATAGCTTATTATATTTTTGTCATTACTACTTTGGAAGACCATATGATGATGGATTTGTTATCTGGCGCAAATACTAAAAAAGAAGCGATTCCATTTCTTATTGAGCAGCTAGAGAAAATGAGAGATTTTGGCGATAGGCAATTCGTTGATTTCGACTCTTCTTCTATTTTAGAAATGCTTTATATTAGTAAGAGATATAATGGAAAAGGTTTGCCGAATGATGATGTTGCTGGAAAAAA of the Maridesulfovibrio zosterae DSM 11974 genome contains:
- a CDS encoding HD domain-containing phosphohydrolase, coding for MQNLLVVSNNNKITSSLVNLFDNEYCICVAENDFDGILDVTGDKCPDKIIVDCKDYAEVKDVLLKLKESFDESNIIVMSSFLSTEDKSEIESNLNLDLIIKPCNRNQLLSLLKKSKKNIQKKIDKRIIHVIVNSYSSKNVVLYRCYNRIISLAGKLRPFYSIDFEYIYDLIAYYIFVITTLEDHMMMDLLSGANTKKEAIPFLIEQLEKMRDFGDRQFVDFDSSSILEMLYISKRYNGKGLPNDDVAGKKLPFAARLLHLLFDFHYLQEKGKSVGESVYILNKRSGWYDDEILIKINEALGEEACSYEREVFPLGLEAEMVLAQNLYGTVKGKKVLVIKKGDTLTAKNIDYIHKHGHDILDVTEPILIREKVVLGDKKNA